The proteins below are encoded in one region of Gadus macrocephalus chromosome 14, ASM3116895v1:
- the LOC132471839 gene encoding protein mono-ADP-ribosyltransferase PARP6 isoform X4, translating into MDIKGQCWTDEESDGENESEQFLYGIQGSCAADLYRHPQLDADIEAVKDIYTDSAVSVREYGTIDDVDIDLQINIGFLDEEVATAWKVIRTEPIILRLRFSLSQYLDGPEPSVEVFQPSNKEGFSLGLQLKKILSTFTSQQWKHLSNEFLKAQQEKRHSWFKAGGTIKKFRAGLSIFSPIPKSPSFPLIQDTVLKGKLSVPELRVTRLMNRSISCTMKNPKGELFSYPPSSQAGGHCKNIPTLEYGFLVQIMKYSEQRIPTLNEYCVVCDEQHVFQNGSMLKPAVCTRELCVFSFYTLGVMSGAAEEVATGAEVVDLLVAMCRAALESPRKSIIFEPYPSVVDPNDPKTLAFNPKKKNYERLQKALDSVMSIREMTQGSYLEIKKQMDKLDPLAHPLLQWIISSNRSHIVKLPLSRQLKFMHTSHQFLLLSSPPAKEARFRTAKKLYGSTFAFHGSHIENWHSVLRNGLVNASYTKLQLHGAAYGKGIYLSPISSISFGYSGMGKGQHRMPTKDELVQRYNRMNTIPQNASCQQSRPIQSRFLQSRNLNCIALCEVITSKDLQKHGNIWVCPVSDHVCTRFFFVYEDGQVGDANINTQEPKVQKEIMRVIGTQIYSS; encoded by the exons GATATCAAAGGCCAGTGCTGGACAGACGAGGAGTCTGACGGGGAGAACGAGTCGGAGCAGTTCCTGTACGGAATCCAG GGGAGCTGTGCTGCTGACCTGTACCGCCACCCTCAGCTCGATGCTGACATCGAGGCCGTGAAAGACATCTACACCGACAGTGCTGTCTCCGTGAG GGAGTATGGCACCATCGATGACGTGGACATTGATCTCCAAATCAACATCGGTTTCTTAGAC GAGGAGGTTGCTACAGCCTGGAAGGTGATCAGGACAGAGCCCATTATTCTGAGACTgcgtttctctctgtctcagtacCTCGATGGACCAG AGCCGTCTGTGGAGGTGTTCCAGCCCTCCAACAAAGAGGGCTTCAGTCTTGGCCTTCAGCTGAAGAA GATCCTGAGCACCTTCACCTCCCAGCAGTGGAAACACCTCAGCAATGAGTTCCTGAAGGCCCAGCAGGAGAAGAGACACAGCTGGTTCAAAGCTGGAGGAACCATCAAGAAGTTCAGAGCGGGCCTCAGCATCTTCTCCCCCATCCCCAA GTCGCCCAGCTTCCCCCTGATCCAGGACACGGTGCTGAAGGGCAAACTGAGCGTCCCGGAGCTCAGAGTGACCCGGCTCATGAACCGCTCCATCTCCTGCACCATGAAGAACCCTAAAGGAGAGCTGTTCAGCTACCCGCCCAGCAGCCAG GCCGGCGGCCACTGCAAGAACATCCCCACCCTGGAATATGGCTTCTTAGTGCAG ATAATGAAGTACTCGGAGCAGAGGATTCCCACGCTCAACGAGTACTGCGTGGTGTGTGACGAACAGCACGTCTTCCAGAACGGGTCCATGCTGAAG cctgctGTTTGTACCAGGGaactgtgtgtgttctccttcTACACGCTGGGTGTGATGTCCGGGGCTGCTGAGGAGGTCGCCACTGGGGCAGAG GTGGTTGACCTTCTGGTGGCCATGTGCAGAGCTGCTCTGGAGTCTCCTCGTAAGAGCATCATCTTCGAGCCCTACCCCTCCGTGGTCGACCCCAATGACCCCAAGACTCTGGCCTTCAACCCAAAG AAGAAGAACTACGAGAGGCTGCAGAAAGCCCTGGACAGCGTCATGTCCATCCGAGAGATGACCCAG GGCTCCTATCTGGAGATCAAGAAGCAGATGGATAAACTGGACCCTCTGGCCCACCCCCTGCTGCAGTG GATCATCTCCAGTAACAGGTCCCACATCGTCAAGCTGCCCCTCAGTCGG cAACTCAAGTTCATGCACACCTCCCACCAGTTCCTGCTCCTCAGCAGCCCTCCGGCCAAGGAGGCTCGCTTCCGCACGGCCAAGAAGCTGTACGGGAGCACCTTCGCCTTCCA TGGTTCCCATATAGAGAACTGGCACTCCGTTCTGAGAAATGGACTAGTCAATGCCTCTTATACCAAACTGCAG CTGCACGGGGCAGCCTATGGAAAGGGCATCTATCTCAGCCCGATCTCCAGCATTTCTTTTGGATACTCAG GAATGGGGAAAGGACAGCACCGCATGCCCACCAAAGATGAGTTGGTGCAGCGCTACAACCGCATGAACACCATCCCACAG AATGCTTCCTGTCAGCAGAGTCGCCCCATTCAATCAAGGTTCCTTCAGAGTCGAAACCTGAACTGCATCGCTCTGTGTGAAG TGATCACGTCTAAAGACCTGCAGAAGCACGGGAACATCTGGGTGTGTCCCGTGTCTGACCATGTCTGCACGCGCTTCTTCTTCGT GTACGAGGACGGCCAGGTGGGCGACGCCAACATCAACACCCAGGAGCCCAAGGTCCAGAAGGAGATCATGCGTGTGATCGGGACCCAGATCTACTCTAGCTAA
- the LOC132471839 gene encoding protein mono-ADP-ribosyltransferase PARP6 isoform X3, which translates to MDIKGQCWTDEESDGENESEQFLYGIQGSCAADLYRHPQLDADIEAVKDIYTDSAVSVREYGTIDDVDIDLQINIGFLDEEVATAWKVIRTEPIILRLRFSLSQYLDGPEPSVEVFQPSNKEGFSLGLQLKKILSTFTSQQWKHLSNEFLKAQQEKRHSWFKAGGTIKKFRAGLSIFSPIPKSPSFPLIQDTVLKGKLSVPELRVTRLMNRSISCTMKNPKGELFSYPPSSQAGGHCKNIPTLEYGFLVQIMKYSEQRIPTLNEYCVVCDEQHVFQNGSMLKPAVCTRELCVFSFYTLGVMSGAAEEVATGAEVVDLLVAMCRAALESPRKSIIFEPYPSVVDPNDPKTLAFNPKVISTTTKKNYERLQKALDSVMSIREMTQGSYLEIKKQMDKLDPLAHPLLQWIISSNRSHIVKLPLSRQLKFMHTSHQFLLLSSPPAKEARFRTAKKLYGSTFAFHGSHIENWHSVLRNGLVNASYTKLQLHGAAYGKGIYLSPISSISFGYSGMGKGQHRMPTKDELVQRYNRMNTIPQNASCQQSRPIQSRFLQSRNLNCIALCEVITSKDLQKHGNIWVCPVSDHVCTRFFFVYEDGQVGDANINTQEPKVQKEIMRVIGTQIYSS; encoded by the exons GATATCAAAGGCCAGTGCTGGACAGACGAGGAGTCTGACGGGGAGAACGAGTCGGAGCAGTTCCTGTACGGAATCCAG GGGAGCTGTGCTGCTGACCTGTACCGCCACCCTCAGCTCGATGCTGACATCGAGGCCGTGAAAGACATCTACACCGACAGTGCTGTCTCCGTGAG GGAGTATGGCACCATCGATGACGTGGACATTGATCTCCAAATCAACATCGGTTTCTTAGAC GAGGAGGTTGCTACAGCCTGGAAGGTGATCAGGACAGAGCCCATTATTCTGAGACTgcgtttctctctgtctcagtacCTCGATGGACCAG AGCCGTCTGTGGAGGTGTTCCAGCCCTCCAACAAAGAGGGCTTCAGTCTTGGCCTTCAGCTGAAGAA GATCCTGAGCACCTTCACCTCCCAGCAGTGGAAACACCTCAGCAATGAGTTCCTGAAGGCCCAGCAGGAGAAGAGACACAGCTGGTTCAAAGCTGGAGGAACCATCAAGAAGTTCAGAGCGGGCCTCAGCATCTTCTCCCCCATCCCCAA GTCGCCCAGCTTCCCCCTGATCCAGGACACGGTGCTGAAGGGCAAACTGAGCGTCCCGGAGCTCAGAGTGACCCGGCTCATGAACCGCTCCATCTCCTGCACCATGAAGAACCCTAAAGGAGAGCTGTTCAGCTACCCGCCCAGCAGCCAG GCCGGCGGCCACTGCAAGAACATCCCCACCCTGGAATATGGCTTCTTAGTGCAG ATAATGAAGTACTCGGAGCAGAGGATTCCCACGCTCAACGAGTACTGCGTGGTGTGTGACGAACAGCACGTCTTCCAGAACGGGTCCATGCTGAAG cctgctGTTTGTACCAGGGaactgtgtgtgttctccttcTACACGCTGGGTGTGATGTCCGGGGCTGCTGAGGAGGTCGCCACTGGGGCAGAG GTGGTTGACCTTCTGGTGGCCATGTGCAGAGCTGCTCTGGAGTCTCCTCGTAAGAGCATCATCTTCGAGCCCTACCCCTCCGTGGTCGACCCCAATGACCCCAAGACTCTGGCCTTCAACCCAAAGGTCATATCAACAACAACA AAGAAGAACTACGAGAGGCTGCAGAAAGCCCTGGACAGCGTCATGTCCATCCGAGAGATGACCCAG GGCTCCTATCTGGAGATCAAGAAGCAGATGGATAAACTGGACCCTCTGGCCCACCCCCTGCTGCAGTG GATCATCTCCAGTAACAGGTCCCACATCGTCAAGCTGCCCCTCAGTCGG cAACTCAAGTTCATGCACACCTCCCACCAGTTCCTGCTCCTCAGCAGCCCTCCGGCCAAGGAGGCTCGCTTCCGCACGGCCAAGAAGCTGTACGGGAGCACCTTCGCCTTCCA TGGTTCCCATATAGAGAACTGGCACTCCGTTCTGAGAAATGGACTAGTCAATGCCTCTTATACCAAACTGCAG CTGCACGGGGCAGCCTATGGAAAGGGCATCTATCTCAGCCCGATCTCCAGCATTTCTTTTGGATACTCAG GAATGGGGAAAGGACAGCACCGCATGCCCACCAAAGATGAGTTGGTGCAGCGCTACAACCGCATGAACACCATCCCACAG AATGCTTCCTGTCAGCAGAGTCGCCCCATTCAATCAAGGTTCCTTCAGAGTCGAAACCTGAACTGCATCGCTCTGTGTGAAG TGATCACGTCTAAAGACCTGCAGAAGCACGGGAACATCTGGGTGTGTCCCGTGTCTGACCATGTCTGCACGCGCTTCTTCTTCGT GTACGAGGACGGCCAGGTGGGCGACGCCAACATCAACACCCAGGAGCCCAAGGTCCAGAAGGAGATCATGCGTGTGATCGGGACCCAGATCTACTCTAGCTAA
- the LOC132471839 gene encoding protein mono-ADP-ribosyltransferase PARP6 isoform X1 — protein MDIKGQCWTDEESDGENESEQFLYGIQGSCAADLYRHPQLDADIEAVKDIYTDSAVSVREYGTIDDVDIDLQINIGFLDEEVATAWKVIRTEPIILRLRFSLSQYLDGPEPSVEVFQPSNKEGFSLGLQLKKILSTFTSQQWKHLSNEFLKAQQEKRHSWFKAGGTIKKFRAGLSIFSPIPKSPSFPLIQDTVLKGKLSVPELRVTRLMNRSISCTMKNPKGELFSYPPSSQTVAVPAARAPAQITTRQLIELFFSSQAGGHCKNIPTLEYGFLVQIMKYSEQRIPTLNEYCVVCDEQHVFQNGSMLKPAVCTRELCVFSFYTLGVMSGAAEEVATGAEVVDLLVAMCRAALESPRKSIIFEPYPSVVDPNDPKTLAFNPKVISTTTKKNYERLQKALDSVMSIREMTQGSYLEIKKQMDKLDPLAHPLLQWIISSNRSHIVKLPLSRQLKFMHTSHQFLLLSSPPAKEARFRTAKKLYGSTFAFHGSHIENWHSVLRNGLVNASYTKLQLHGAAYGKGIYLSPISSISFGYSGMGKGQHRMPTKDELVQRYNRMNTIPQNASCQQSRPIQSRFLQSRNLNCIALCEVITSKDLQKHGNIWVCPVSDHVCTRFFFVYEDGQVGDANINTQEPKVQKEIMRVIGTQIYSS, from the exons GATATCAAAGGCCAGTGCTGGACAGACGAGGAGTCTGACGGGGAGAACGAGTCGGAGCAGTTCCTGTACGGAATCCAG GGGAGCTGTGCTGCTGACCTGTACCGCCACCCTCAGCTCGATGCTGACATCGAGGCCGTGAAAGACATCTACACCGACAGTGCTGTCTCCGTGAG GGAGTATGGCACCATCGATGACGTGGACATTGATCTCCAAATCAACATCGGTTTCTTAGAC GAGGAGGTTGCTACAGCCTGGAAGGTGATCAGGACAGAGCCCATTATTCTGAGACTgcgtttctctctgtctcagtacCTCGATGGACCAG AGCCGTCTGTGGAGGTGTTCCAGCCCTCCAACAAAGAGGGCTTCAGTCTTGGCCTTCAGCTGAAGAA GATCCTGAGCACCTTCACCTCCCAGCAGTGGAAACACCTCAGCAATGAGTTCCTGAAGGCCCAGCAGGAGAAGAGACACAGCTGGTTCAAAGCTGGAGGAACCATCAAGAAGTTCAGAGCGGGCCTCAGCATCTTCTCCCCCATCCCCAA GTCGCCCAGCTTCCCCCTGATCCAGGACACGGTGCTGAAGGGCAAACTGAGCGTCCCGGAGCTCAGAGTGACCCGGCTCATGAACCGCTCCATCTCCTGCACCATGAAGAACCCTAAAGGAGAGCTGTTCAGCTACCCGCCCAGCAGCCAG ACCGTGGCTGTCCCGGCGGCCAGAGCCCCAGCGCAGATCACCACCCGGCAGCTGATTGAACTGTTTTTCTCATCCCAGGCCGGCGGCCACTGCAAGAACATCCCCACCCTGGAATATGGCTTCTTAGTGCAG ATAATGAAGTACTCGGAGCAGAGGATTCCCACGCTCAACGAGTACTGCGTGGTGTGTGACGAACAGCACGTCTTCCAGAACGGGTCCATGCTGAAG cctgctGTTTGTACCAGGGaactgtgtgtgttctccttcTACACGCTGGGTGTGATGTCCGGGGCTGCTGAGGAGGTCGCCACTGGGGCAGAG GTGGTTGACCTTCTGGTGGCCATGTGCAGAGCTGCTCTGGAGTCTCCTCGTAAGAGCATCATCTTCGAGCCCTACCCCTCCGTGGTCGACCCCAATGACCCCAAGACTCTGGCCTTCAACCCAAAGGTCATATCAACAACAACA AAGAAGAACTACGAGAGGCTGCAGAAAGCCCTGGACAGCGTCATGTCCATCCGAGAGATGACCCAG GGCTCCTATCTGGAGATCAAGAAGCAGATGGATAAACTGGACCCTCTGGCCCACCCCCTGCTGCAGTG GATCATCTCCAGTAACAGGTCCCACATCGTCAAGCTGCCCCTCAGTCGG cAACTCAAGTTCATGCACACCTCCCACCAGTTCCTGCTCCTCAGCAGCCCTCCGGCCAAGGAGGCTCGCTTCCGCACGGCCAAGAAGCTGTACGGGAGCACCTTCGCCTTCCA TGGTTCCCATATAGAGAACTGGCACTCCGTTCTGAGAAATGGACTAGTCAATGCCTCTTATACCAAACTGCAG CTGCACGGGGCAGCCTATGGAAAGGGCATCTATCTCAGCCCGATCTCCAGCATTTCTTTTGGATACTCAG GAATGGGGAAAGGACAGCACCGCATGCCCACCAAAGATGAGTTGGTGCAGCGCTACAACCGCATGAACACCATCCCACAG AATGCTTCCTGTCAGCAGAGTCGCCCCATTCAATCAAGGTTCCTTCAGAGTCGAAACCTGAACTGCATCGCTCTGTGTGAAG TGATCACGTCTAAAGACCTGCAGAAGCACGGGAACATCTGGGTGTGTCCCGTGTCTGACCATGTCTGCACGCGCTTCTTCTTCGT GTACGAGGACGGCCAGGTGGGCGACGCCAACATCAACACCCAGGAGCCCAAGGTCCAGAAGGAGATCATGCGTGTGATCGGGACCCAGATCTACTCTAGCTAA
- the LOC132471839 gene encoding protein mono-ADP-ribosyltransferase PARP6 isoform X2 — protein MDIKGQCWTDEESDGENESEQFLYGIQGSCAADLYRHPQLDADIEAVKDIYTDSAVSVREYGTIDDVDIDLQINIGFLDEEVATAWKVIRTEPIILRLRFSLSQYLDGPEPSVEVFQPSNKEGFSLGLQLKKILSTFTSQQWKHLSNEFLKAQQEKRHSWFKAGGTIKKFRAGLSIFSPIPKSPSFPLIQDTVLKGKLSVPELRVTRLMNRSISCTMKNPKGELFSYPPSSQTVAVPAARAPAQITTRQLIELFFSSQAGGHCKNIPTLEYGFLVQIMKYSEQRIPTLNEYCVVCDEQHVFQNGSMLKPAVCTRELCVFSFYTLGVMSGAAEEVATGAEVVDLLVAMCRAALESPRKSIIFEPYPSVVDPNDPKTLAFNPKKKNYERLQKALDSVMSIREMTQGSYLEIKKQMDKLDPLAHPLLQWIISSNRSHIVKLPLSRQLKFMHTSHQFLLLSSPPAKEARFRTAKKLYGSTFAFHGSHIENWHSVLRNGLVNASYTKLQLHGAAYGKGIYLSPISSISFGYSGMGKGQHRMPTKDELVQRYNRMNTIPQNASCQQSRPIQSRFLQSRNLNCIALCEVITSKDLQKHGNIWVCPVSDHVCTRFFFVYEDGQVGDANINTQEPKVQKEIMRVIGTQIYSS, from the exons GATATCAAAGGCCAGTGCTGGACAGACGAGGAGTCTGACGGGGAGAACGAGTCGGAGCAGTTCCTGTACGGAATCCAG GGGAGCTGTGCTGCTGACCTGTACCGCCACCCTCAGCTCGATGCTGACATCGAGGCCGTGAAAGACATCTACACCGACAGTGCTGTCTCCGTGAG GGAGTATGGCACCATCGATGACGTGGACATTGATCTCCAAATCAACATCGGTTTCTTAGAC GAGGAGGTTGCTACAGCCTGGAAGGTGATCAGGACAGAGCCCATTATTCTGAGACTgcgtttctctctgtctcagtacCTCGATGGACCAG AGCCGTCTGTGGAGGTGTTCCAGCCCTCCAACAAAGAGGGCTTCAGTCTTGGCCTTCAGCTGAAGAA GATCCTGAGCACCTTCACCTCCCAGCAGTGGAAACACCTCAGCAATGAGTTCCTGAAGGCCCAGCAGGAGAAGAGACACAGCTGGTTCAAAGCTGGAGGAACCATCAAGAAGTTCAGAGCGGGCCTCAGCATCTTCTCCCCCATCCCCAA GTCGCCCAGCTTCCCCCTGATCCAGGACACGGTGCTGAAGGGCAAACTGAGCGTCCCGGAGCTCAGAGTGACCCGGCTCATGAACCGCTCCATCTCCTGCACCATGAAGAACCCTAAAGGAGAGCTGTTCAGCTACCCGCCCAGCAGCCAG ACCGTGGCTGTCCCGGCGGCCAGAGCCCCAGCGCAGATCACCACCCGGCAGCTGATTGAACTGTTTTTCTCATCCCAGGCCGGCGGCCACTGCAAGAACATCCCCACCCTGGAATATGGCTTCTTAGTGCAG ATAATGAAGTACTCGGAGCAGAGGATTCCCACGCTCAACGAGTACTGCGTGGTGTGTGACGAACAGCACGTCTTCCAGAACGGGTCCATGCTGAAG cctgctGTTTGTACCAGGGaactgtgtgtgttctccttcTACACGCTGGGTGTGATGTCCGGGGCTGCTGAGGAGGTCGCCACTGGGGCAGAG GTGGTTGACCTTCTGGTGGCCATGTGCAGAGCTGCTCTGGAGTCTCCTCGTAAGAGCATCATCTTCGAGCCCTACCCCTCCGTGGTCGACCCCAATGACCCCAAGACTCTGGCCTTCAACCCAAAG AAGAAGAACTACGAGAGGCTGCAGAAAGCCCTGGACAGCGTCATGTCCATCCGAGAGATGACCCAG GGCTCCTATCTGGAGATCAAGAAGCAGATGGATAAACTGGACCCTCTGGCCCACCCCCTGCTGCAGTG GATCATCTCCAGTAACAGGTCCCACATCGTCAAGCTGCCCCTCAGTCGG cAACTCAAGTTCATGCACACCTCCCACCAGTTCCTGCTCCTCAGCAGCCCTCCGGCCAAGGAGGCTCGCTTCCGCACGGCCAAGAAGCTGTACGGGAGCACCTTCGCCTTCCA TGGTTCCCATATAGAGAACTGGCACTCCGTTCTGAGAAATGGACTAGTCAATGCCTCTTATACCAAACTGCAG CTGCACGGGGCAGCCTATGGAAAGGGCATCTATCTCAGCCCGATCTCCAGCATTTCTTTTGGATACTCAG GAATGGGGAAAGGACAGCACCGCATGCCCACCAAAGATGAGTTGGTGCAGCGCTACAACCGCATGAACACCATCCCACAG AATGCTTCCTGTCAGCAGAGTCGCCCCATTCAATCAAGGTTCCTTCAGAGTCGAAACCTGAACTGCATCGCTCTGTGTGAAG TGATCACGTCTAAAGACCTGCAGAAGCACGGGAACATCTGGGTGTGTCCCGTGTCTGACCATGTCTGCACGCGCTTCTTCTTCGT GTACGAGGACGGCCAGGTGGGCGACGCCAACATCAACACCCAGGAGCCCAAGGTCCAGAAGGAGATCATGCGTGTGATCGGGACCCAGATCTACTCTAGCTAA